In Halobaculum rubrum, the following are encoded in one genomic region:
- a CDS encoding DoxX family membrane protein — translation MSTTAATETRFDFGTHRVGNVGAYWLVALRLITGWWFLQAGVTKLIGPEPFAAGGWLANATGASPLHGLFVWVANTPWLLAFTDVAIPVGEALIGLGLVVGALTRLAALFGGLLMVLFYLGNADWAHGYVNGDLLGLVAFVTVGVFAAGRVLGVDGLLAERFDLREDGLLRYLL, via the coding sequence ATGTCGACAACTGCTGCAACCGAGACGAGATTCGACTTCGGAACCCACCGCGTCGGAAACGTCGGCGCTTACTGGCTTGTCGCCCTCCGGCTGATCACCGGCTGGTGGTTCCTGCAGGCGGGTGTGACGAAGCTGATCGGCCCCGAGCCGTTCGCCGCGGGCGGGTGGCTGGCGAACGCGACCGGCGCGAGCCCCCTCCACGGCCTGTTCGTGTGGGTCGCGAACACCCCGTGGCTGCTGGCGTTCACCGACGTGGCCATCCCCGTGGGCGAGGCGCTCATCGGGCTGGGACTCGTGGTCGGCGCGCTCACCCGGCTGGCCGCCCTCTTCGGCGGCCTCCTGATGGTGCTGTTCTACCTCGGGAACGCCGACTGGGCGCACGGCTACGTCAACGGCGACCTGCTCGGCCTGGTCGCGTTCGTGACCGTCGGCGTGTTCGCCGCCGGCCGCGTGCTCGGCGTCGACGGCCTGCTGGCCGAGCGGTTCGACCTCCGGGAGGACGGGCTGCTCCGATACCTCCTGTGA
- a CDS encoding ABC transporter ATP-binding protein translates to MGEGSGPAERSDPAVRVEDLRVEYGSTTALGGVDVTVEEGEFFTLVGPSGCGKTTTLRCLAGFEEPTAGSIHIAGESMAGVPPESRGIGVVFQNYALFPHMTVGENVAYGLRFSGPPEGTTREERVAELLELVDLPGFADRDPDTLSGGQQQRVALARALAPEPRLLLLDEPMSALDARLRERLRVQVRDIQRELGITTVYVTHDQEEALSVSDRVAVVDGGTVEQVGPPRELYDAPATRFVAEFLGDNNVFAGAVERVGGGAAGIEISERVTEATSAVAAGDNHLVLRVDGSDTLPLSATGGSTASAPDDGIEADLGGQFDDGGRFDAGERLVVCLRPERIRVRREDDGDPLGREDPTADPGRTRDADALLPATVESTEFLGDATRLNCDWNGVDVTVRTDGRRSFEAGEPVALGVDSADVRVVERL, encoded by the coding sequence GTGGGTGAGGGATCCGGGCCGGCCGAGCGGTCCGACCCGGCGGTTCGAGTGGAGGACCTCCGCGTCGAGTACGGGTCGACGACCGCGCTCGGCGGCGTCGACGTGACCGTCGAGGAGGGCGAGTTCTTCACCCTCGTCGGCCCCTCCGGGTGCGGGAAGACCACCACGCTTCGGTGTCTCGCGGGCTTCGAGGAGCCGACCGCGGGCTCGATACACATCGCCGGCGAGTCGATGGCCGGCGTTCCACCCGAATCGAGGGGGATCGGCGTCGTGTTTCAGAACTACGCGCTGTTCCCGCACATGACGGTCGGCGAGAACGTCGCGTACGGGCTCCGCTTTTCGGGGCCGCCGGAGGGGACCACCAGAGAAGAGCGCGTCGCGGAGCTGCTCGAACTCGTCGACCTTCCGGGGTTCGCCGACCGCGACCCCGACACGCTCTCGGGCGGCCAACAACAACGGGTGGCGCTCGCGCGAGCGCTCGCGCCCGAACCGCGGCTCCTCCTGCTCGACGAGCCGATGTCGGCGCTGGACGCGCGCCTTCGCGAGCGCCTCCGAGTGCAGGTGCGGGATATCCAACGGGAACTGGGCATCACGACGGTGTACGTCACCCACGATCAGGAGGAGGCGCTCTCGGTCTCCGACCGCGTCGCCGTCGTCGACGGCGGCACGGTCGAGCAGGTCGGGCCGCCCCGCGAACTGTACGACGCGCCGGCGACCCGGTTCGTCGCGGAGTTCCTCGGCGACAACAACGTGTTCGCGGGCGCGGTCGAACGCGTCGGGGGCGGGGCGGCGGGGATCGAGATCTCGGAACGCGTGACCGAGGCCACGAGCGCGGTCGCCGCCGGCGACAACCATCTCGTGCTCCGCGTCGATGGAAGCGACACGCTGCCGCTGTCGGCTACCGGCGGATCGACCGCGAGTGCCCCCGACGATGGGATCGAAGCCGATTTGGGCGGACAGTTCGACGACGGCGGACGGTTCGACGCGGGCGAGCGCCTCGTCGTCTGCCTGCGTCCCGAGCGGATCCGCGTCCGTCGGGAGGACGACGGCGATCCGCTCGGCCGCGAGGACCCGACGGCGGATCCGGGCCGAACCCGCGACGCCGACGCGTTGCTGCCGGCGACCGTCGAGAGCACGGAGTTCCTCGGCGACGCGACGCGGCTCAACTGCGACTGGAACGGCGTCGACGTGACCGTCCGGACCGACGGACGCCGGTCGTTCGAGGCGGGCGAACCCGTGGCCCTCGGCGTCGACTCCGCGGACGTTCGGGTCGTCGAGCGGTTGTGA
- a CDS encoding ABC transporter permease, with protein MDRPVGAALRRRVSDARPGRLLRRARGAGPAALAERFALPLLAAVTALLLAVLFYYPVATVFVDAVVEDGRVTFGPLVEVLTDEFYLVRVVGFTAYQALLSTLLSVLLGLPGAWVLARFEFRGRDTLRSVTMVPFVVPSVLVAAAFYATFGASGTLNAALSALGLPELDLLPSLGAILVAHAFYNAPLVTRVVAAAWESVDAGAVETARSLGASRRRAFRDVVVPQLLPALLTGATLTFVFTFATFAIPLALGGSQYATIEVFIYSARRQLEYGRAASLAALETGVSLSLMALYLRYERAQAAERRGVRTLARRPLWPDSWSRERAARRLAIAGYAVVVAFVFVAPLASMLYASVSVDGRFTLDAYRFLLERQATGAAFQVKPFPAIVNSLLFGVAALAVALPLGVAMGVLTTRRFRGRWLVDALSMAPLAVSGIVVGLGLLRGLVFGFEAFGYRFTVTGAVAVVAAHAVGAYPFVVRTVAPPLDRLDRALVESARALGASRARTVLDVELPLVWPGVVAGAAFAFAISIGEFDATVILAEGGGTYTMPVAVERFIGRRLGPATAMGTVLLAVTAASFVVIERVGGEFRG; from the coding sequence ATGGACCGACCAGTGGGCGCGGCGCTTCGCCGGCGGGTGAGCGACGCCCGGCCCGGTCGACTCCTCCGTCGCGCCCGGGGCGCCGGCCCCGCGGCGCTCGCGGAGCGGTTCGCGTTGCCCCTGCTGGCGGCCGTCACGGCCCTCCTCCTCGCGGTGCTGTTCTACTACCCGGTGGCGACGGTGTTCGTCGACGCCGTCGTCGAGGACGGCCGAGTCACCTTCGGCCCGCTCGTCGAGGTGCTCACCGACGAGTTCTATCTCGTGCGCGTAGTGGGGTTCACCGCGTATCAGGCGCTGCTGTCGACCCTGCTGAGCGTCCTCCTCGGGCTCCCGGGGGCGTGGGTGCTCGCGCGCTTCGAGTTCCGCGGCCGCGACACGCTCCGGTCGGTGACGATGGTACCGTTCGTCGTCCCGTCGGTGCTCGTCGCCGCCGCGTTCTACGCCACGTTCGGCGCGAGCGGAACGCTCAACGCCGCGCTGTCGGCGCTCGGGCTCCCCGAACTCGATCTGCTCCCGTCGCTGGGGGCGATCCTCGTCGCGCACGCGTTCTACAACGCCCCGCTCGTGACGCGGGTCGTCGCCGCCGCGTGGGAGTCCGTCGACGCCGGCGCCGTCGAGACAGCCCGCTCGCTGGGCGCCTCGCGGCGGCGCGCGTTCCGCGACGTGGTGGTTCCGCAACTGCTCCCCGCACTCCTGACGGGCGCGACGCTGACGTTCGTGTTCACGTTCGCGACGTTCGCCATCCCGCTGGCGCTGGGCGGCTCGCAGTACGCAACCATCGAGGTGTTCATCTACTCGGCCCGGCGGCAGCTGGAGTACGGCCGCGCCGCGTCGCTTGCGGCGCTGGAGACCGGCGTCTCGCTGTCGCTGATGGCGCTGTACCTCCGGTACGAGCGCGCGCAGGCGGCCGAGCGCCGCGGGGTCCGGACGCTCGCGCGCCGGCCGCTGTGGCCCGACTCGTGGAGCCGCGAGCGCGCCGCGCGTCGGCTCGCGATCGCCGGCTACGCCGTCGTCGTCGCGTTCGTGTTCGTCGCGCCGCTCGCGAGCATGCTCTACGCGAGCGTCAGCGTCGACGGGCGGTTCACGCTCGACGCCTACCGGTTCCTCTTGGAGCGGCAGGCGACCGGCGCGGCGTTCCAGGTGAAACCGTTCCCGGCGATCGTCAACTCGCTGCTGTTCGGGGTGGCTGCCCTCGCCGTCGCGCTTCCGCTCGGCGTCGCGATGGGCGTGCTCACGACCCGGCGGTTCCGCGGGCGCTGGCTCGTCGACGCGCTGTCGATGGCGCCGCTTGCGGTGTCTGGGATCGTCGTCGGCCTCGGGCTGCTCCGCGGGCTCGTGTTCGGGTTCGAGGCGTTCGGCTACCGGTTCACCGTCACCGGCGCCGTCGCCGTCGTCGCCGCCCACGCGGTCGGCGCCTACCCGTTCGTCGTGCGGACGGTCGCCCCGCCGCTGGACCGCCTCGACCGGGCGCTCGTGGAGTCGGCGCGGGCGCTCGGCGCCTCCCGCGCGCGGACCGTCCTCGACGTCGAGTTGCCGCTCGTGTGGCCGGGCGTCGTCGCCGGCGCCGCGTTCGCGTTCGCCATCTCCATCGGCGAGTTCGACGCGACCGTCATCCTCGCGGAGGGCGGCGGAACCTACACTATGCCCGTCGCCGTCGAGCGGTTCATCGGCCGGCGGCTCGGCCCCGCGACCGCCATGGGGACGGTGTTGCTGGCGGTGACGGCCGCCTCGTTCGTCGTCATCGAGCGCGTCGGGGGTGAGTTCCGTGGGTGA
- a CDS encoding thiamine ABC transporter substrate-binding protein, whose translation MTDANGRSRRRFLTAVGAAGVAGLAGCSAESVDDGATSEPTDAVDTDEPTAGTTTGEPTESMADTLVVATYPPFVNAPSTSPGAWLKREFESAFDATLVYQTPDSELNYYIERAVQGVDFEADVYVGLDTGQLIDVDGQRGEGQFTDPLFAEAGAIEGLDAVRDGLQFDPQGRAVPFDTGYVSLVWNATMDDGEFVAPETFEDLTRPEFAGDLIAQNPATSTTGEAFMLHTIDAFGADGYLDYWERLQDNGVTVLGNWSDSYSAYLNEEAPIVVSYSTDQVFASAEGQDLDKHQIRFLNDQGYANPEGMGRFADSDAPRLAEAFMEFMLRPEIQAGIAQRNVAFPAIADAPLPDDYAQYAKEPPESVTFTYDELEADLGTWTDQWARRFAGG comes from the coding sequence ATGACAGACGCGAACGGACGCAGCAGACGGCGATTCCTCACGGCGGTCGGCGCCGCCGGCGTCGCCGGGCTGGCCGGGTGCTCGGCCGAATCCGTCGACGACGGGGCGACGAGCGAACCGACCGACGCGGTCGACACCGACGAACCGACCGCCGGCACGACGACGGGCGAGCCGACCGAGTCGATGGCGGACACGCTCGTGGTCGCGACGTACCCGCCGTTCGTGAACGCGCCGTCGACGAGCCCGGGCGCGTGGCTGAAGCGGGAGTTCGAGTCGGCGTTCGACGCGACGCTCGTGTACCAGACGCCCGACAGCGAGCTCAACTACTACATCGAGCGCGCGGTGCAGGGCGTCGACTTCGAGGCCGACGTGTACGTCGGACTCGACACCGGACAACTCATCGACGTCGACGGGCAGCGCGGCGAGGGGCAGTTCACGGACCCGCTGTTCGCGGAGGCGGGAGCCATCGAGGGACTCGACGCCGTCCGCGACGGCCTCCAGTTCGACCCGCAGGGGCGGGCCGTCCCGTTCGACACCGGCTACGTCTCGCTGGTGTGGAACGCGACGATGGACGACGGCGAGTTCGTCGCCCCCGAGACGTTCGAGGATCTGACCCGCCCCGAGTTCGCGGGCGACCTCATCGCGCAGAACCCGGCCACCTCGACCACCGGCGAGGCGTTCATGCTCCACACCATCGACGCCTTCGGCGCGGACGGCTACCTCGACTACTGGGAACGGCTCCAGGACAACGGCGTCACCGTGCTCGGCAACTGGTCGGATTCCTACTCGGCGTATCTCAACGAGGAGGCGCCGATAGTCGTCTCCTACTCCACCGACCAGGTGTTCGCCTCGGCGGAGGGACAGGACCTCGACAAACACCAGATCCGGTTCCTGAACGACCAGGGGTACGCCAACCCCGAGGGCATGGGCCGGTTCGCCGACAGCGACGCCCCCCGCCTCGCCGAGGCGTTCATGGAGTTCATGCTCCGGCCGGAGATCCAGGCCGGGATCGCCCAGCGTAACGTCGCGTTCCCGGCGATCGCGGACGCCCCGCTGCCCGACGACTACGCCCAGTACGCCAAGGAACCGCCCGAGTCGGTCACCTTCACGTACGACGAACTCGAAGCCGACCTCGGGACATGGACCGACCAGTGGGCGCGGCGCTTCGCCGGCGGGTGA
- a CDS encoding AI-2E family transporter, whose product MQPSRRTALAVLLAGLLVLAAFVLQSVLSTVVFAITVAYVLYPFRELVSEYGYSERVAAGAATAAGFLGVVALALPLAYVLYRRRLDLLVFLGAVPERIVVDLGAFVYVLETAPVFQIAQATLRSLAISLAAAAPVIALKLVVFVILVYGLLLKPNAPRVAALRLCPSEYHDVLFALHRRTASTLRAIYVLQGATAVATFAVALVTFVALGYESPFALAVVAGVLQFVPVLGPSVVIVALAVVDVVAGNAFRATIVLVVGLILVGFVPDAVVRPRLAGGATDLPVSVYFVGFVGGLLTLGAVGFVVGPLVVALLAETVRLLSENGIPTQQQLPGVGPDSNPAVDGTQSESDDESTP is encoded by the coding sequence ATGCAGCCCAGTCGGCGGACCGCGCTCGCGGTGCTGCTGGCCGGGCTCCTCGTGCTCGCGGCGTTCGTCCTCCAAAGCGTGCTTTCGACGGTCGTGTTCGCGATCACCGTCGCGTACGTGTTGTACCCCTTCCGGGAGCTGGTGAGCGAGTACGGCTACTCCGAGCGGGTCGCCGCCGGCGCCGCCACGGCCGCGGGCTTTCTCGGGGTCGTGGCGCTCGCCTTGCCGCTCGCGTACGTGTTGTACCGTCGTCGTCTCGACCTGCTCGTGTTCCTCGGGGCGGTTCCCGAGCGGATCGTCGTCGATCTCGGGGCGTTCGTGTACGTGCTGGAGACCGCACCGGTGTTCCAGATCGCCCAGGCGACCCTGCGGAGTCTCGCGATCTCGCTGGCGGCGGCCGCCCCGGTCATCGCGCTGAAGCTGGTCGTGTTCGTCATCCTCGTGTACGGACTCCTGTTGAAGCCGAACGCGCCGCGCGTGGCTGCGCTGCGACTGTGTCCGAGCGAGTACCACGACGTGCTCTTCGCGCTCCACCGGCGCACGGCGTCGACGCTGCGGGCCATCTACGTGCTTCAGGGGGCGACCGCCGTGGCGACGTTCGCGGTCGCGCTCGTGACGTTCGTCGCGCTCGGGTACGAGTCGCCGTTCGCGCTGGCGGTCGTCGCCGGCGTGCTCCAGTTCGTCCCGGTGTTGGGGCCCAGCGTCGTCATCGTCGCGCTGGCGGTCGTCGACGTCGTCGCCGGCAACGCCTTCCGCGCGACGATCGTCCTCGTCGTCGGGCTGATCCTCGTCGGCTTCGTCCCCGATGCCGTGGTCCGCCCGCGACTCGCCGGCGGCGCCACCGACCTCCCCGTCTCGGTGTACTTCGTCGGCTTCGTCGGCGGCCTGCTCACGCTGGGCGCGGTCGGGTTCGTCGTCGGGCCGCTCGTCGTCGCGCTGTTGGCGGAGACGGTGCGGCTGCTTTCGGAGAACGGGATTCCCACTCAACAACAGCTCCCGGGGGTCGGTCCGGATTCGAACCCGGCGGTCGATGGCACGCAGTCGGAGAGCGACGACGAGTCGACACCCTGA
- a CDS encoding sulfurtransferase, with protein MSDTFVSAAWLADGLDDSDVRVVDVRDAWEYDGIGHVPGAVSIPFDEFRSSDGDEGLLPGVDRWGRLLSEAGIHERDEIVAYDDEHGVFAARFLVTAELYGHDPGRLHVLDGDYSSWSREHETAREATDVDPTNYEPGEPATSPLVDFEGVRDRLGGDAVIVDTRDPEEYGAGHLPGAVNLDWLELVDPDTRGLQPRADLETTLRERGIPPGREVLLYCNTARRISHTYLVLRHLGYEDVLFYEGSLAEWEERSGEIVAE; from the coding sequence ATGAGCGACACCTTCGTGTCCGCGGCGTGGCTCGCGGACGGACTGGACGACTCCGACGTCCGCGTCGTCGACGTGCGCGACGCGTGGGAGTACGACGGCATCGGCCACGTCCCGGGTGCCGTCTCGATCCCGTTCGACGAGTTCCGGTCGAGCGACGGCGACGAGGGACTGCTCCCGGGCGTCGACCGGTGGGGCCGGCTGTTGTCCGAGGCGGGAATCCACGAGCGCGACGAGATCGTCGCCTACGACGACGAACACGGCGTGTTCGCGGCGCGGTTTCTCGTTACGGCGGAGCTGTACGGCCACGATCCCGGACGGCTGCACGTCCTCGACGGCGACTACAGCTCGTGGAGCCGTGAACACGAAACTGCACGCGAGGCTACCGACGTCGACCCCACGAACTACGAGCCCGGCGAACCGGCGACCTCCCCGTTGGTCGACTTCGAGGGCGTTCGCGATCGGCTCGGCGGCGACGCGGTGATCGTCGACACCCGCGATCCCGAGGAGTACGGGGCGGGTCACCTCCCAGGCGCAGTGAACCTCGACTGGCTGGAGTTGGTTGACCCCGATACGCGCGGGCTGCAGCCACGTGCGGACTTGGAGACGACGCTTCGCGAGCGGGGGATACCTCCGGGTCGAGAGGTCCTCCTGTACTGCAACACGGCCCGTCGGATCAGTCACACCTACCTCGTGCTTCGTCATCTCGGGTACGAGGACGTGCTGTTCTACGAGGGGAGCCTCGCCGAGTGGGAGGAGCGCAGCGGGGAGATCGTGGCCGAGTAG
- a CDS encoding sulfurtransferase, whose protein sequence is MSNYAKDVLVDADWVADHLDEFQSDDPAHRLVEVDVDTEAYDTEHAPGAIGFNWETDLQDQTQRDVLTKDDFEALNAEHGISEDSTVVLYGDNSNWFAAYTYWQYKYYGHDDVKLLDGGREYWLEHDYPTTDEVPSFSETSYTADDPDESIRAYRDDVDDAIGAGVPLVDVRSPEEYSGEILAPPGLQETAQRGGHIPGARNISWASVTNDDGTFKTQAELEELYDDVLAEGDDEIVAYCRIGERSSVAWFALHELVGADQTVNYDGSWTEWGNLVRAPIVKGSEPGGE, encoded by the coding sequence ATGTCAAATTACGCGAAGGACGTCCTCGTCGACGCCGATTGGGTGGCGGACCACCTCGACGAGTTCCAGTCCGACGACCCGGCGCACCGACTGGTCGAGGTGGACGTCGACACCGAGGCGTACGACACCGAACACGCCCCCGGCGCCATCGGCTTCAACTGGGAGACGGATCTCCAGGACCAGACTCAGCGTGACGTGCTCACGAAGGACGACTTCGAGGCGCTGAACGCCGAACACGGCATTTCGGAGGACTCCACGGTGGTCCTCTACGGCGACAACTCGAACTGGTTCGCCGCCTACACCTACTGGCAGTACAAGTACTACGGCCACGACGACGTGAAGCTGCTCGACGGCGGCCGCGAGTACTGGCTGGAGCACGACTACCCGACCACCGACGAGGTGCCGTCGTTCTCGGAGACGAGTTACACCGCCGACGACCCCGACGAGTCCATCCGCGCGTACCGCGACGACGTGGACGACGCCATCGGCGCGGGCGTTCCCCTCGTCGACGTTCGCTCGCCCGAGGAGTACAGCGGCGAGATCCTCGCCCCGCCGGGCCTGCAGGAGACGGCCCAGCGCGGCGGCCACATCCCCGGCGCCCGCAACATCTCGTGGGCCTCGGTCACCAACGACGACGGGACGTTCAAGACGCAGGCGGAACTTGAGGAGCTGTACGACGACGTGCTCGCGGAGGGGGACGACGAGATCGTCGCGTACTGCCGCATCGGCGAGCGCTCGTCGGTCGCGTGGTTCGCGCTGCACGAGCTCGTCGGCGCCGACCAGACCGTCAACTACGACGGCTCCTGGACCGAGTGGGGCAACCTCGTGCGCGCGCCGATCGTCAAGGGCAGCGAGCCCGGCGGCGAATAA
- a CDS encoding stage II sporulation protein M, translated as MSRPSDESRSVSTALTAAGRLLRDRPAAILPAYLLSIGLTAAARVPLTVGIGVAVASLAATGRLEPLVRAAVELQEAARSDGGSGAGLAPGAGSDPGAGGLPAGAGEALTDAAANAATPTVVAAIGAGVVGAVLVGLLAGSLGSAVTYGAVWGGLGGRAPLVSGVRSAGRWRTFLGLALVRATVLVVTIGLPLFVGLNLAVSQPVIAGDAAAGVAAVLLTVALVGFGALLVVLAYFLLAFAESAAIVDDAGTVDSIRASLGFVRDHPAHAIGFALVAVGGYVAVAVAVAAANAAGAGSLGGIVLPLLVAPLLDTGATALYAGVDGAEPVERPGAGARARRALRLGWSELAGFVRGHAIAVLAALATLAAGIVAGYATTAPYGVTASGPSDVAGVFGAVPIGPFVTIAANNWLVSAGLVYGGVALGVPAVSGLLFNGVLVGALAGVFDRTAFLALVAPHGVLELPVIAVAGGLGLQLGGVGWRAVRGRADAETVAGELERAAYVLVGIGVLLVIASAIEAFLTPRIAAAVLGG; from the coding sequence ATGTCGCGTCCCTCCGACGAGTCCCGGTCCGTCTCGACCGCCCTCACGGCGGCCGGGCGACTCCTCCGCGACCGTCCCGCCGCGATCCTTCCCGCGTACCTCCTCTCGATCGGGCTCACGGCCGCCGCCCGCGTCCCGCTGACGGTCGGGATCGGCGTCGCCGTGGCGTCGCTGGCGGCGACCGGTCGACTCGAACCGCTCGTGCGCGCCGCCGTCGAACTGCAGGAGGCCGCCAGATCCGACGGCGGATCCGGCGCCGGTCTCGCCCCCGGGGCGGGTTCCGATCCCGGCGCCGGGGGACTCCCCGCGGGCGCCGGCGAGGCGTTGACCGACGCCGCGGCCAACGCCGCGACGCCGACGGTCGTCGCCGCGATCGGGGCCGGGGTCGTCGGCGCGGTCCTTGTCGGCCTGCTCGCTGGATCGCTCGGGTCCGCGGTGACGTACGGGGCCGTCTGGGGCGGGCTCGGCGGGCGCGCGCCGCTCGTCTCGGGGGTCCGATCCGCCGGCCGCTGGCGGACGTTCCTCGGGCTCGCGCTCGTGCGCGCGACCGTCCTTGTCGTCACGATCGGGCTCCCGCTGTTCGTCGGGCTGAACCTCGCGGTCTCGCAACCGGTGATCGCGGGCGACGCCGCCGCGGGCGTGGCGGCGGTCCTGCTGACCGTCGCGCTCGTCGGCTTCGGCGCTCTGCTCGTCGTCCTCGCGTACTTCCTGCTCGCGTTCGCGGAGTCGGCCGCGATCGTCGACGACGCCGGAACCGTCGACTCGATCCGCGCGAGCCTCGGGTTCGTCCGCGACCACCCGGCACACGCGATCGGGTTCGCGCTCGTCGCCGTCGGCGGCTACGTCGCGGTCGCCGTCGCCGTCGCCGCTGCCAACGCTGCGGGGGCGGGAAGCCTCGGCGGAATCGTGTTACCGCTTTTGGTCGCTCCACTGCTCGATACCGGGGCGACGGCGCTGTACGCCGGCGTCGACGGGGCTGAACCGGTCGAGCGTCCGGGGGCCGGCGCGCGCGCCCGGCGGGCGCTCCGACTGGGGTGGAGCGAGCTGGCGGGGTTCGTCCGCGGCCATGCGATCGCGGTGCTCGCCGCGCTCGCGACGCTCGCGGCGGGGATCGTCGCGGGGTACGCCACGACCGCGCCGTACGGCGTGACGGCGTCGGGCCCGAGCGACGTGGCGGGCGTGTTCGGGGCGGTCCCGATCGGGCCGTTCGTCACGATCGCGGCGAACAACTGGCTCGTGAGCGCGGGACTGGTGTACGGCGGCGTCGCGCTCGGCGTCCCGGCGGTGTCGGGACTGCTGTTCAACGGCGTCCTCGTGGGCGCGCTCGCGGGCGTGTTCGACCGGACGGCGTTCCTCGCGCTCGTGGCGCCCCACGGCGTGCTCGAACTCCCGGTGATCGCCGTCGCCGGGGGGCTCGGGCTCCAGCTCGGCGGCGTCGGCTGGCGCGCGGTGCGGGGCCGCGCGGACGCCGAGACCGTCGCCGGCGAGTTGGAACGAGCGGCGTACGTGCTCGTGGGGATCGGGGTCCTGCTGGTGATCGCTTCGGCCATCGAGGCGTTCCTCACGCCACGGATCGCGGCGGCAGTGCTGGGCGGGTAG
- a CDS encoding transcription antitermination protein translates to MNADAFSEEFRDDNETPLSRLGSSKSLYALAGGEMDAGAVRTAVAAEFALAGRAFESWSADEANGDAAALFGDVAEDARGHRDVADADFDAEADEPHEYPEYDVLADLTGTTERAGGLYGRVVVAHTRAEQTVGFFVGDADPASSNDFRGIRDDLADSLDDALDVLAEVCDGDGDWSAARDAADAVVDAAYEDYVTTLEGMGVKPKNVC, encoded by the coding sequence ATGAACGCAGACGCCTTCTCCGAGGAGTTCCGCGACGACAACGAAACCCCCCTCTCTCGGCTCGGCTCCTCGAAGTCGCTGTACGCGCTCGCCGGCGGCGAGATGGACGCCGGCGCCGTGCGAACCGCCGTCGCCGCCGAGTTCGCGCTCGCCGGGCGTGCCTTCGAGTCGTGGAGCGCCGACGAGGCCAACGGCGACGCCGCGGCGCTGTTCGGCGACGTCGCCGAGGACGCGCGCGGACACCGCGACGTGGCCGACGCCGACTTCGACGCCGAGGCGGACGAGCCCCACGAGTACCCGGAGTACGACGTGCTCGCGGACCTGACAGGCACCACCGAGCGCGCCGGCGGGCTGTACGGCCGAGTGGTCGTCGCCCACACCCGCGCCGAACAGACGGTCGGCTTCTTCGTCGGCGACGCGGACCCGGCGTCCTCGAACGACTTCCGCGGGATCCGCGACGACCTGGCGGACAGTCTCGACGACGCACTCGACGTGCTCGCAGAGGTGTGCGACGGCGACGGGGACTGGAGCGCCGCCCGCGACGCCGCCGACGCCGTCGTCGACGCCGCCTACGAGGACTACGTGACGACGCTGGAGGGAATGGGCGTCAAGCCGAAGAACGTCTGCTGA
- a CDS encoding DUF7553 family protein, with protein MTADLLADAAEHLRRAADAVEGETADRFDQEADTLATAAADDSGVDHGWLAKHTHTIRDAAGDAGEDAQDHAEAAIGCINEYREDVPGV; from the coding sequence ATGACCGCAGACCTGCTCGCGGACGCGGCCGAACACCTCCGGCGCGCCGCCGACGCCGTCGAGGGCGAGACGGCAGATCGGTTCGATCAGGAGGCGGACACGCTGGCGACCGCCGCGGCCGACGACAGCGGCGTCGATCACGGCTGGCTGGCGAAGCACACGCACACCATCCGCGACGCCGCCGGCGACGCCGGCGAGGACGCGCAGGACCACGCCGAGGCGGCCATCGGGTGCATCAACGAGTACCGCGAGGACGTCCCCGGCGTCTAG